One genomic region from Gemmatimonadota bacterium encodes:
- a CDS encoding MFS transporter: MFVRLGSRWKAARLLSIPDFRNLWISSSIWWQTRWMDELIVGWVVLEMTDSAGMVALVSFCRMAPFMLFGPFFSTVVRYVSYRRLIVNAQFINCIVIGLFWVLALLGHLAFWHVVIGSVLIGLGSAYDWSCRRALIPDLVGKDRTTDAMVLETVPQNISRLIGPLMSGVLLEFAGTKGGFLALFLLQVVQIVVIVRLSAATDRKGRKKGRLGPMKDLLLGYRYSRRHPRISGVLIITFIMNAFAFSYQVLLPVFVRDVLFLGPLELGILGAGTGIGSILGIALIDRLGQHYRDGMVFTISSLVNALATLVFALSTSFPLSLIMLILVGVGQTGFGIMQSSIVLRTSSDAMRPRVMGLLVLAIGGGPPGRLLVGGLAAVAGAPLALTVCGGIASLGVVSVLWRVGGLRKD; this comes from the coding sequence ATGTTCGTCCGGCTCGGCTCACGCTGGAAAGCGGCCCGCCTGCTTTCCATACCCGACTTCCGTAACCTCTGGATATCCAGCAGCATCTGGTGGCAGACGCGCTGGATGGACGAACTGATCGTCGGCTGGGTCGTGCTGGAAATGACCGACTCGGCCGGCATGGTGGCGCTGGTCAGCTTCTGCCGCATGGCGCCGTTCATGCTCTTCGGCCCCTTCTTCAGCACGGTGGTCCGGTACGTGAGCTACCGCCGGCTGATCGTCAACGCCCAGTTCATCAACTGCATCGTCATCGGCCTCTTCTGGGTCCTCGCCCTGCTCGGCCACCTGGCCTTCTGGCACGTCGTCATCGGCTCCGTCCTGATCGGCCTGGGCAGCGCCTACGACTGGTCCTGCCGCCGGGCGCTTATCCCGGACCTGGTGGGCAAGGACCGGACGACAGACGCCATGGTGCTGGAGACGGTGCCCCAGAACATCTCCCGGCTGATCGGGCCGCTCATGAGCGGCGTCCTGCTCGAGTTCGCCGGGACGAAGGGCGGCTTCCTGGCCCTCTTCCTCCTGCAGGTCGTCCAGATCGTCGTGATCGTCCGGCTCTCCGCCGCTACGGACCGGAAGGGCCGGAAGAAGGGCCGGCTCGGTCCCATGAAGGACCTGCTCCTCGGCTACCGGTATTCCCGCCGGCATCCCAGGATCTCGGGCGTGCTGATCATCACTTTCATCATGAACGCCTTCGCCTTCTCCTACCAGGTCCTGCTGCCCGTCTTCGTCCGGGACGTCCTCTTCCTCGGCCCCCTGGAACTGGGCATCCTCGGCGCGGGCACCGGCATCGGCTCCATCCTCGGCATCGCCCTAATCGACCGGCTGGGTCAACACTACCGCGACGGCATGGTCTTCACCATCAGTTCCCTTGTGAACGCCCTGGCCACGCTGGTCTTCGCCCTGTCGACGTCCTTCCCGCTTTCGCTCATCATGTTGATCCTGGTGGGCGTCGGGCAGACCGGGTTCGGTATCATGCAGTCCTCCATCGTCCTCCGCACGTCCAGCGACGCCATGCGGCCCCGGGTCATGGGCCTCCTTGTCCTCGCCATCGGCGGCGGTCCGCCCGGCCGCCTGCTCGTCGGCGGACTGGCCGCGGTCGCGGGCGCGCCCCTGGCCCTCACGGTTTGCGGCGGGATCGCCAGCCTGGGGGTAGTCAGCGTACTGTGGAGAGTTGGCGGGTTGCGGAAGGACTGA
- a CDS encoding L-rhamnose mutarotase: MQRVGFILKVKEDMIEGYKKHHREVWPEMLEALQDAGWRNYSLFMREDGLLFGYCETPDFEKALARMAETDVNARWQEFMAPYFENLGGKHADENMVPLEQVFYLE; the protein is encoded by the coding sequence ATGCAGCGGGTCGGGTTCATTTTGAAAGTCAAGGAAGACATGATCGAAGGCTACAAGAAGCACCACCGGGAGGTCTGGCCCGAGATGCTGGAGGCGTTGCAAGACGCGGGCTGGCGCAACTACTCGCTGTTCATGCGCGAGGACGGGCTGCTCTTCGGATACTGCGAGACCCCGGATTTCGAGAAGGCGCTGGCCAGGATGGCGGAGACGGACGTCAACGCGCGCTGGCAGGAGTTCATGGCACCCTATTTCGAGAACCTCGGCGGTAAGCACGCCGACGAGAATATGGTGCCGCTGGAGCAGGTTTTCTACCTGGAATGA
- a CDS encoding sugar phosphate isomerase/epimerase, whose product MIKLGCMSLSYGHAISEGRMDLFEFIDHVREMGLDGIDIHTRALESEDDAYLRDVRMRCLQRGLAISYLGISNNFGKPPGEIAAEIQMVKHWIDVAARLNVPLVRIFAAWDREDTPARVTWSRMIYGISEVVDHGAARGVAVGLHNHNHGCVTRTGDDVVRILNQVDRPTFTHILDTGQYAGSPGASGSRGNPDPAYDFYGSMEKSAPYAAHVRAKFYRIQSGEEEWLDYPRILGILKQVGFNGWMSVVYEGQDVEAEEIAVPKAVAYLRRLLAENGM is encoded by the coding sequence GTGATCAAACTCGGTTGCATGTCCTTGAGTTACGGCCACGCCATTTCCGAAGGCCGCATGGACCTGTTCGAATTCATCGACCACGTCCGTGAAATGGGACTCGACGGGATCGACATCCATACCCGGGCGCTGGAATCGGAAGATGACGCGTACCTGCGGGACGTGCGCATGCGGTGCCTGCAGCGGGGGCTTGCCATCTCCTACCTGGGCATCAGCAACAACTTCGGGAAGCCGCCCGGGGAGATCGCCGCCGAAATACAGATGGTCAAGCACTGGATCGACGTGGCCGCGCGGCTGAACGTGCCCCTGGTCCGGATCTTCGCGGCCTGGGACCGGGAGGACACGCCCGCGCGCGTCACCTGGTCCCGGATGATCTACGGCATCTCCGAGGTGGTGGATCACGGAGCCGCCCGGGGCGTGGCCGTGGGGCTTCACAACCACAATCACGGCTGCGTGACCCGCACCGGCGACGACGTCGTGCGCATCCTGAACCAGGTGGATCGCCCCACGTTCACCCATATCCTCGACACGGGCCAGTACGCCGGGTCGCCGGGCGCTTCGGGCAGCAGGGGCAACCCGGACCCCGCCTACGATTTCTACGGCAGCATGGAGAAGAGCGCGCCGTACGCGGCGCACGTCCGGGCGAAGTTCTACCGCATCCAGTCCGGCGAGGAAGAGTGGCTGGACTATCCCCGCATACTGGGGATCCTGAAGCAGGTCGGTTTCAATGGCTGGATGTCGGTCGTCTACGAAGGGCAGGACGTCGAAGCCGAGGAGATCGCGGTACCCAAGGCCGTCGCCTACCTGCGGCGCCTTCTCGCCGAAAACGGCATGTGA
- a CDS encoding site-specific DNA-methyltransferase, with the protein MRLYHDDDQVQLWLGDARRMDPIPDGCAGLVLTCPPWWESGDYGHPDQIGFGQTYPDFLASLSEVWAQCHRCLMPGRAMIVWIADLLWRNEPVALAADTHRGLQEAGFQYEATWYWFEPGKAVREEPADARVPLGCRPKVHAETILAYRKPGESEAPAPGVVEESGVPASAWRAGRQAVWTPDDNLEHPYRRLVRLWSYAGETVLDPFAGQGTIALAARALGRRSISVELNPDSCLHITSLLSKPHMPFSARRRRR; encoded by the coding sequence ATGCGCCTTTACCACGATGACGACCAGGTCCAGCTCTGGCTGGGCGACGCGCGCAGGATGGACCCGATCCCCGACGGGTGCGCCGGCCTGGTCCTGACCTGTCCGCCCTGGTGGGAGAGCGGCGACTACGGCCACCCGGACCAGATCGGTTTCGGCCAGACCTATCCGGACTTCCTGGCCTCGCTCTCCGAGGTGTGGGCGCAGTGCCACCGGTGCCTTATGCCCGGTAGGGCGATGATCGTATGGATCGCCGACCTGCTTTGGCGGAATGAACCGGTCGCCCTCGCGGCGGATACGCACCGCGGTCTCCAGGAGGCGGGATTTCAGTACGAAGCCACGTGGTACTGGTTCGAACCGGGGAAGGCGGTGCGGGAGGAACCGGCGGATGCCCGCGTTCCGCTCGGATGCCGGCCCAAGGTGCACGCCGAGACCATCCTGGCCTACCGGAAGCCCGGCGAGTCCGAAGCGCCGGCGCCTGGCGTCGTGGAAGAAAGCGGAGTACCCGCTTCAGCATGGCGGGCGGGCCGCCAGGCCGTCTGGACGCCCGACGATAACCTGGAACATCCCTACAGGCGCCTGGTCCGCCTCTGGTCATACGCGGGCGAGACGGTCCTGGACCCCTTTGCCGGGCAGGGCACGATCGCCCTGGCCGCGCGCGCGCTGGGGCGCCGCAGCATCTCGGTGGAACTGAACCCCGATTCCTGCCTGCACATCACCTCGCTGCTTTCTAAGCCTCACATGCCGTTTTCGGCGAGAAGGCGCCGCAGGTAG
- a CDS encoding ROK family protein, with translation MSLLGIDIGGTGIKGAPVCLETGRLETDRFRIDTPRPATPKKVIETAAEIVRHFDLQGPVGFGFPAVIKHGTVRTAANIDASWIGVNAVERMAKATGRAVVFLNDADAAGMAEMRYGAGRGRDGVVVIATLGTGIGTSLFIDGTLVPSTEFGHIEMKGRVAEKYAADSVRKAKGLSWEVWGGRVNEYLCRLDELIRPDLIIVGGGASNKYEKFSSWLTVDTEVVPARMRNQAGIIGAALAAQTAA, from the coding sequence ATGAGTCTTCTGGGGATCGATATCGGCGGAACGGGCATCAAAGGCGCGCCGGTCTGCCTGGAAACCGGAAGACTCGAGACGGATCGCTTCAGGATCGACACCCCCAGGCCGGCCACGCCAAAGAAAGTCATCGAGACCGCGGCGGAAATCGTCCGGCACTTCGACCTGCAGGGACCCGTGGGATTCGGCTTTCCCGCGGTCATCAAGCACGGTACGGTGCGGACCGCCGCGAACATCGACGCGTCCTGGATCGGCGTCAACGCCGTAGAACGCATGGCGAAGGCGACGGGCAGGGCGGTCGTTTTCCTGAACGACGCGGATGCCGCGGGCATGGCGGAAATGCGGTATGGCGCGGGCAGAGGCCGGGACGGCGTGGTGGTCATCGCGACCCTGGGAACCGGCATCGGCACCTCCCTGTTCATCGACGGCACGCTCGTGCCCAGCACGGAATTCGGACATATCGAGATGAAAGGCCGCGTCGCGGAGAAATACGCCGCCGATAGCGTTAGGAAGGCGAAGGGCCTGAGCTGGGAGGTATGGGGCGGACGGGTGAACGAGTACCTGTGCAGGCTGGACGAGTTGATCCGCCCGGACCTGATCATCGTGGGCGGCGGCGCCAGCAACAAGTACGAAAAGTTCTCGTCGTGGCTCACCGTGGATACCGAGGTCGTGCCCGCCCGGATGAGGAACCAGGCCGGGATCATCGGGGCGGCACTGGCCGCACAGACCGCCGCGTGA
- a CDS encoding aspartate aminotransferase family protein has translation MRPEPASLARRRRTAVRQVLRGGAASDRRQPGGRPKLRGRTAHRGPGRRCERIGNHRHHAGTLRAAQGLGDHVRHGETKPGRSAHGRQAFQKPAVPHAVHADWRGPGRPGPGLYRGSHHRRAHRPGRERRRTAGRRHGRGQPAGGRWRLRGGRRHRPAVLIGSHMMNTELLTAPESLRRLVLDLRQMETFIEDPLVVRKADGVWYEDVNGRRILDGLSGIFTVNAGHGNRRIIEAIKAQLDTMAFAPPLHATSPPAIELVQRLAEVTPEDLNTIKLLSGGSEATEAAMKLARQYHRQTGNPGKFKVISRFHGYHGATMGALSATGTRRRKTMFEPTLHGFLHVHPPTCYRCPYEKTFPDCEVFCARTVEDLIELEGAETIAALILEPVGNTGGIIMPPPGYLPELRDICDRHGILLIYDEIITGFGRTGSMFAAQTFEAAPDILCMGKGMSSGYVPLAGIAFRDSIASAFLGREEDEVEFSHGHTYGGNPLAAAAGLANLAEIRERDLCARASETGAYVRRRLEELREFGIVGDIRGCGLLAGVEFVEDPETRTPFDPAVKFGVQAGRTALEKGLLTRFDPNWIALAPPLVITREETDLMLDVLSDSIRETVKELKTS, from the coding sequence ATGCGACCAGAACCTGCGTCCCTTGCCCGAAGACGGCGGACAGCCGTCCGGCAGGTCCTTCGTGGAGGCGCAGCGTCCGATCGACGGCAGCCGGGTGGCCGGCCGAAGCTTCGAGGAAGGACAGCCCACCGCGGTCCCGGGAGACGGTGCGAGCGTATCGGGAACCATCGACATCACGCCGGAACTCTTCGCGCGGCTCAGGGGCTCGGAGACCATGTACGTCATGGCGAGACGAAGCCAGGACGGTCCGCCCATGGCCGTCAAGCGTTTCAGAAGCCTGCGGTTCCCCATGCCGTACACGCTGACTGGCGCGGACCAGGCCGTCCAGGGCCCGGCCTTTACCGGGGAAGTCACCATCGTCGCGCGCATCGACCTGGACGGGAACGCCGGCGTACCGCAGGCCGGCGACATGGAAGGGGTCAACCCGCGGGTGGTCGTTGGAGACTCCGGGGCGGACGTCGTCATCGACCGGCTGTACTGATCGGCAGCCACATGATGAATACCGAACTGCTCACAGCGCCTGAATCCTTGCGGCGGCTCGTCCTCGACCTGCGCCAGATGGAGACCTTCATCGAGGACCCACTCGTCGTCAGGAAGGCGGACGGGGTCTGGTACGAGGACGTAAACGGACGGCGGATCCTGGACGGCCTGTCGGGCATCTTCACCGTGAACGCCGGCCACGGAAACCGGAGGATCATCGAGGCGATCAAGGCGCAGCTGGACACCATGGCCTTCGCGCCTCCGCTCCACGCCACCAGCCCGCCGGCCATCGAGCTGGTCCAGCGGCTGGCGGAAGTCACGCCGGAAGATCTGAACACCATCAAGCTCCTGTCCGGCGGTTCGGAAGCCACCGAGGCGGCCATGAAGCTGGCGCGGCAATACCACCGGCAGACCGGCAACCCGGGCAAGTTCAAGGTGATCTCCCGGTTTCACGGGTACCACGGCGCGACCATGGGGGCCCTGTCGGCCACGGGCACGCGCCGGCGCAAGACCATGTTCGAACCCACGCTGCACGGTTTCCTGCACGTCCACCCGCCGACCTGCTACCGGTGTCCCTATGAAAAGACCTTCCCGGACTGCGAGGTCTTCTGCGCCCGGACGGTGGAGGACCTCATCGAGCTGGAAGGCGCCGAGACCATCGCCGCGCTCATCCTGGAACCCGTGGGAAACACCGGCGGGATCATCATGCCGCCGCCGGGGTATCTCCCCGAGCTGCGGGATATCTGCGACCGGCACGGAATCCTCCTGATCTACGACGAAATCATCACCGGCTTCGGCCGCACCGGCAGCATGTTCGCGGCCCAGACCTTCGAGGCGGCGCCCGACATTCTCTGCATGGGCAAGGGCATGTCCAGCGGATACGTGCCCCTGGCGGGGATCGCCTTCCGGGATTCCATCGCCTCCGCCTTTCTCGGCAGGGAGGAGGACGAGGTCGAGTTTTCCCACGGCCATACCTACGGCGGCAACCCGCTGGCCGCGGCGGCCGGACTGGCCAACCTGGCGGAGATCCGGGAAAGGGACCTTTGCGCCCGGGCAAGCGAGACGGGCGCCTATGTCCGGCGGCGGCTGGAGGAACTGCGGGAATTCGGCATCGTAGGCGATATCCGGGGATGCGGCCTGCTGGCCGGCGTTGAATTCGTGGAAGATCCCGAAACCCGCACGCCCTTCGATCCAGCGGTGAAGTTCGGCGTGCAGGCTGGCCGGACCGCGCTCGAAAAAGGGCTGCTCACGCGCTTCGATCCCAACTGGATCGCACTGGCGCCGCCGCTCGTTATCACCCGGGAAGAGACGGACCTCATGCTGGACGTATTGTCGGACAGCATCCGGGAAACAGTAAAGGAGTTGAAGACGTCATGA